The Thermodesulfovibrionales bacterium genome contains a region encoding:
- a CDS encoding KpsF/GutQ family sugar-phosphate isomerase, translating to MSDITGIAAKVLKTEAEAVLALAGRLNSNFERAIEIISGSRGRVIVTGMGKSGLVGKKIAATLASTGTPAFFLHPAEASHGDLGMVTSDDVIIAISNSGETEELLCLIPFLKRFNLSLIAMTGDPDSTLSQAADVSLDVSVKEEACPLGVVPTASTTATMALGDAVAIALLTKRGFREEDFALFHPGGSLGKKLFIQVKDLMHTGEGLPRISPDTPMMNAVVEISSKRLGLTIVTDPDDKILGVVTDGDLRRGIEKWGKAVFDMKAREVMTKEPKIILEDELAAKALSLMEKYSITSLVVPDREGRPKGIIHLHDILKKGIV from the coding sequence TGAAAGAGCGATAGAGATTATTTCGGGGAGCAGGGGCAGGGTCATCGTCACTGGCATGGGGAAATCGGGTCTTGTTGGAAAGAAGATTGCGGCGACGCTCGCATCAACGGGCACCCCGGCATTCTTCCTCCACCCTGCCGAGGCAAGCCACGGTGACCTCGGCATGGTAACATCCGATGATGTCATCATCGCCATATCGAACAGCGGAGAGACAGAGGAGCTCCTCTGCCTCATACCCTTTCTGAAACGCTTTAACCTCAGCCTCATCGCGATGACAGGCGATCCCGACTCGACCCTCTCTCAGGCGGCGGATGTCAGCCTCGATGTTTCCGTCAAGGAAGAGGCCTGTCCTCTCGGCGTCGTCCCGACGGCTTCGACGACCGCCACGATGGCTTTGGGTGATGCGGTCGCCATCGCCCTCCTCACAAAGAGGGGGTTCCGGGAAGAGGATTTTGCGCTCTTTCATCCGGGCGGCAGCCTCGGGAAAAAACTCTTCATCCAGGTCAAAGACCTCATGCATACGGGAGAGGGGCTTCCCCGTATATCTCCCGATACCCCTATGATGAACGCGGTCGTCGAGATATCATCAAAGAGGCTCGGCCTCACCATAGTTACGGATCCTGACGACAAGATCCTGGGCGTTGTCACAGACGGAGATTTACGGCGTGGAATAGAGAAATGGGGGAAGGCGGTCTTTGACATGAAGGCGAGAGAGGTCATGACAAAAGAGCCGAAGATCATCTTGGAAGATGAACTCGCAGCAAAGGCCCTATCGCTCATGGAAAAGTATTCCATAACATCCCTCGTAGTACCTGACAGAGAGGGCAGGCCAAAGGGTATAATCCATCTCCATGACATCCTCAAAAAGGGAATCGTCTAG